The following coding sequences lie in one Myxococcus xanthus genomic window:
- a CDS encoding ankyrin repeat domain-containing protein produces the protein MSQALFEAIARGDAAAVRTLAATASPALRDEFGRPPLSAAASRAGTADVEVLRALLDAGADVNAVQGEDSDEETGWTALHQVCLQGTFPNAIHAARLLLERGATPNGNTKDGGFSPLFFALKTHHLGIAEALLKAGADADAPFKTGRPLHSLVHFYRERKTGNYQPGEAEAMATDAVTLLLAHGADAAARDEQGESALAKALLHKLPAEFVLALIAAGAPLDERVDLGKKPATLLVSPAAMAIGLGQPVEVLVAMLKRGIDTTQPTEPDAQNLLHYAAMKRNDAVQSILQLRPEQDVNPRDDSGATALFLAAWRGLSASVSALLERGANPALADEGGNTPLHTAARNGHGEVIELLLAAGADARLRNAAGESAADRARQQGHTQLAERLS, from the coding sequence GTGTCCCAAGCCTTGTTCGAAGCCATTGCCCGCGGCGATGCCGCCGCGGTCCGCACCCTCGCCGCCACCGCGAGCCCCGCCCTCCGCGACGAATTCGGACGTCCACCGCTCAGCGCGGCGGCCTCGCGTGCGGGCACCGCGGATGTGGAAGTCCTCCGGGCCCTGCTGGACGCGGGCGCCGACGTGAACGCGGTGCAAGGCGAGGACAGCGACGAGGAGACAGGTTGGACGGCGCTGCACCAGGTCTGCCTCCAGGGCACGTTTCCGAACGCCATCCATGCGGCGCGACTGCTGCTGGAGCGCGGTGCCACGCCGAATGGCAACACGAAGGATGGCGGGTTCTCCCCGCTCTTCTTCGCACTGAAGACGCACCACCTGGGCATCGCGGAAGCGCTGCTGAAGGCGGGGGCCGACGCCGACGCCCCGTTCAAGACGGGCAGGCCCTTGCACTCGCTCGTCCACTTCTATCGTGAGCGCAAGACGGGGAACTATCAGCCGGGCGAGGCCGAAGCGATGGCGACCGACGCAGTGACGCTGCTGCTCGCGCACGGCGCCGACGCGGCGGCTCGCGACGAGCAAGGTGAGTCCGCGCTGGCGAAGGCACTTCTCCACAAGTTGCCAGCGGAGTTCGTCCTGGCGCTGATCGCCGCGGGGGCGCCGCTGGACGAGCGCGTCGACCTGGGCAAGAAGCCGGCGACGCTCCTCGTCTCGCCCGCGGCCATGGCGATTGGCCTGGGCCAGCCCGTGGAGGTGCTCGTGGCCATGCTGAAGCGAGGCATCGACACGACGCAGCCCACGGAGCCCGACGCGCAGAACCTGCTGCACTACGCCGCGATGAAGCGCAACGACGCGGTGCAGAGCATCCTCCAGCTTCGGCCCGAGCAGGACGTCAACCCACGGGACGACAGCGGCGCGACGGCGCTGTTCCTCGCCGCCTGGAGGGGACTGAGCGCGAGCGTCTCCGCGCTGCTTGAGCGGGGAGCGAACCCAGCGCTGGCGGACGAGGGCGGCAACACGCCGCTGCACACCGCGGCACGCAACGGGCATGGCGAGGTCATCGAGCTGCTGCTGGCGGCAGGGGCCGATGCGCGGCTGCGCAACGCGGCCGGAGAGAGCGCGGCGGACCGCGCCCGCCAGCAAGGACACACCCAGCTGGCGGAGCGGCTGAGCTGA
- a CDS encoding ATP-binding protein: protein MTPSEHISADRNQEGPSQPRASILMVDDHPSNLLALEAILEPLGQELVKATSGEEALKFLLQRDFAVILMDVQMPGLDGFQTATLIKQRERTRTIPIIFLTALSRDAAHVFKGYAHGAVDYLLKPFDPEILRSKVSVFVDLFLKEQQIQRQAVLLRQREREALERQSELRHLRLTESLPEVMWAARSDGSFTYANRAARDYTGIQADQPLSLNTFLEFVHPADREAMRAAWGQAIRMGQRVEREFRLRRFDGVYRWHLARAVPERDENGLLAGWIAVATDIDDKRRAEEALGRFKATLDATLDCVLMFSPDSLTLTYANAGAAKQLAASADELVGLSVLEVESAFDEAGFRKLLAPLVSGTLPSQTYSTSHRRRDGSEVPVEVVLQYVAADGGPGRFISVARDITERQRAETALRLASEAKDSFLAAASHELRTPLAAAKGHAHLALLKLGGETEAGPGKSLKIINRQIDRMAKLVEDLLDISRLQAGRLSLELERFDLSHLVHETRDRMAVLSQGHEIHVEASEQLEGTWDRGRLDQVLTNLLSNALRYSPEGGPVWVRVQGERDEGVHLSVTDTGVGIPKEKQALIFERFGRAHGSKYGGLGLGLTISQGIVEQHGGRIWVESPGVAGGGSTFHVWLPRETEAPSVAVPTEAATRSTN from the coding sequence ATGACGCCTAGCGAACACATCTCCGCGGACCGCAACCAGGAAGGGCCTTCCCAGCCCCGAGCGAGCATCCTGATGGTGGACGACCATCCGTCCAACCTGCTCGCGCTCGAGGCCATTCTCGAACCGCTCGGGCAGGAGTTGGTGAAGGCCACCAGCGGTGAGGAGGCTCTCAAGTTCCTGCTTCAGCGCGACTTCGCCGTCATCCTGATGGACGTGCAGATGCCGGGGCTGGACGGCTTCCAGACGGCCACGCTCATCAAGCAGCGCGAGCGCACGCGCACCATCCCCATCATCTTCCTCACCGCGCTCAGCCGCGACGCGGCCCACGTCTTCAAGGGCTACGCGCACGGCGCGGTGGACTACCTGCTCAAGCCCTTCGACCCGGAAATCCTCCGCTCCAAGGTCAGCGTCTTCGTGGACCTGTTCCTCAAGGAGCAGCAGATTCAGCGGCAGGCGGTGCTCCTCCGGCAGCGCGAGCGCGAGGCGCTGGAGCGGCAGAGCGAGCTGCGTCACCTGCGGCTCACGGAGTCCTTACCGGAGGTGATGTGGGCGGCGCGCTCGGACGGCAGCTTCACCTACGCCAACCGCGCCGCGCGGGACTACACCGGCATCCAGGCGGACCAGCCGCTTTCACTCAACACCTTCCTGGAGTTCGTCCATCCGGCGGACCGCGAGGCCATGCGCGCCGCGTGGGGGCAGGCCATCCGCATGGGACAGCGCGTGGAGCGCGAGTTCCGCCTACGCCGCTTCGACGGTGTGTACCGCTGGCACCTGGCGCGCGCGGTGCCGGAGCGGGACGAGAATGGCTTGCTGGCCGGCTGGATTGCCGTGGCCACGGACATTGACGACAAGCGCCGGGCGGAGGAGGCGCTGGGGCGCTTCAAGGCGACGCTGGACGCGACGCTGGACTGCGTCCTCATGTTCTCCCCGGACTCGCTGACGCTCACCTACGCCAACGCGGGCGCGGCCAAGCAACTGGCCGCCAGCGCCGATGAGCTGGTGGGCCTGTCGGTGCTGGAGGTGGAGAGCGCCTTCGACGAGGCCGGCTTCCGCAAGCTGCTGGCGCCGCTGGTGAGTGGCACGTTGCCCAGCCAGACGTACTCCACCAGCCACCGCCGGCGGGATGGCTCGGAGGTGCCGGTGGAGGTGGTGCTCCAGTACGTGGCGGCGGACGGTGGCCCCGGGCGCTTCATCTCCGTGGCGCGCGACATCACCGAGCGGCAGCGGGCGGAGACGGCGCTGCGGCTGGCCAGCGAGGCGAAGGACTCCTTCCTCGCGGCGGCCAGCCACGAGCTGCGCACGCCGCTGGCCGCGGCCAAGGGCCACGCGCACCTGGCGCTGCTGAAGCTGGGTGGTGAGACGGAGGCCGGGCCGGGCAAGTCGCTCAAAATCATCAACCGGCAAATCGACCGGATGGCCAAGCTGGTGGAGGACCTGCTGGACATCAGCCGGCTCCAGGCGGGGCGCCTGTCGCTGGAGCTGGAGCGGTTCGACCTGAGCCATCTGGTGCACGAGACGCGGGACCGCATGGCGGTGCTGTCGCAAGGCCATGAAATCCACGTCGAGGCGTCGGAACAGCTCGAGGGGACGTGGGACCGGGGCCGGCTGGACCAGGTGCTCACGAACCTTCTGTCCAATGCGCTGCGCTACTCGCCGGAGGGCGGGCCCGTGTGGGTGCGGGTGCAGGGTGAGCGCGACGAGGGCGTCCACCTGTCGGTGACGGACACCGGCGTGGGCATTCCCAAGGAGAAGCAGGCGCTCATCTTCGAGCGCTTCGGCCGCGCGCACGGCAGCAAGTACGGCGGTCTGGGCCTGGGGCTCACCATCAGCCAGGGCATCGTGGAGCAGCACGGCGGCCGCATCTGGGTGGAGTCCCCGGGCGTGGCGGGCGGAGGTTCTACGTTTCACGTCTGGCTGCCGCGCGAGACGGAGGCGCCTTCCGTCGCCGTTCCCACGGAAGCGGCGACTCGCTCCACGAACTGA
- a CDS encoding HAMP domain-containing protein produces MDDTKVPQSSSNGRKRASARKPSGNGTSRPEAPTREVAPSERPAVNRLRGDRGRTRTTSPADLEVAAPKPARRNGRGRGARASTPRGQGRGGHPLQPLLAALRSVHGGDFSVRLPGGGADPVMEEIASAFNAVVSLNATLTQEVVRVERVVGREGRMGERVSLGDVRGDWAHSINSINSLIGDLVQPTTEVARVLVAVAQGDLTQKMALEIDGQPVKGEFLRIGTTVNAMLDQLNSFAAEVTRVAREVGSDGKLGGQAEVRGVSGVWKDLTDNVNLMANNLTAQVRNIAEVSTAVANGDLSKKITVDARGEVFELKSTINTMVDQLNGFASEVTRVAREVGTEGKLGGQAAVPGVSGTWKDLTDNVNFMASNLTTQVRGIVKVVTAVANGDLTQKLMVPSQGEIAALGATLNAMTDTLNVFAQQVTSVARTVGVEGKLGAQAQVPGAAGTWKDLTDNVNLMASNLTAQVRNIGEVTTAVAKGDLSKKITVDVRGEVLELKDTINTMVDQLRAFASEVTRVAREVGTDGKLGGQADVKGVGGVWKDLTDNVNYMASNLTTQVRNIALVTTSVANGDLSKKITVDARGEILELKNTINTMVDQLNSFASEVTRVAREVGTHGKLGGQAEVRGVSGTWKDLTDNVNVMAVNLTTQVRGIAKVVTAVANGDLTQRLKMEAKGEVAELADTINAMTQTLSIFAQQVTDVARTVGVEGKLGAQAVVPGVAGTWKDLTNNVNLLANNLTDQVRNIAEVTTAVAKGDLSRKITVDAKGEVLELKSTINTMVDQLNSFAAEVTRVAKEVGTEGKLGGQAEVRGVSGVWKDLTDNVNFMAVNLTTQVRGIVRVVTAVANGDLNQKLTMDAKGEIAALADTINAMTQTLSIFAQQVTDVARTVGVEGKLGAQAEVPGVAGTWKDLTNNVNLLANNLTAQVRNIAEVTTAVANGDLSKKITVDAKGEVLELKSTINTMVDQLRAFAAEVTRVAKEVGTEGKLGGQADVKDLSGVWKDLTDNVNVLAGNLTDQVRNIAKVTTAVANGDLSQKITVSVKGEVLELKNTINTMVDQLRAFASEVTRVAKEVGTEGKLGGQAAVPGVAGTWKDLTDNVNVLAGNLTDQVRNIAKVTTAVANGDLSQKISVEARGEILELKSTINTMVDQLRAFAAEVTRVAKEVGTDGKLGGQAAVPGVAGTWKDLTDNVNSMASNLTAQVRNIALVTTAVANGDLSKKITVDAKGEILELKDTINIMVDQLNSFSAEVTRVAREVGTEGKLGGQAEVRGVSGVWKDLTDNVNFMARNLTTQVRGIVKVVTAVANGDLKQKLVVEAKGEVAALAETINNMTDTLGTFAEQVSTVAREVGVEGKLGGQARVPGVAGTWKDLTDNVNFMASNLTTQVRGIVKVVTAVANGDLTQKLAVEAKGEVAALAETINNMTDTLGTFADQVTTVAREVGIEGKLGGQARVPGARGTWRQLTDNVNQLAGTLTSQLRAISDVATAVTKGDLTRSITVVAEGEVAALKDNINQMIVNLRETTQKNQEQDWLKTNLAKFSGMMQGQKSLDAVSRLIMSELTPLVSAHHGAFFLVDGAEAGTPLLKLTSTYAYRERKHIANRFRFGEGLVGQCALERKTILLTHVPEDYITISSGLGEAAPLNIIVLPVLFEGEVKAVIELASFHAFSAIHQIFLDQLTETIGVVLNMIIANMRTEQLLLQSQDLTQELQSQSKELTQQQDALKRSNIELEEKATLLEEQNRRVEEKNNEVERARVSLEEKAEQLTVISKYKSEFLANMSHELRTPLNSLLILAKLLSDNKDGNLSTKQVEYANTIYASGGDLLSLINEILDLSKVEAGKMQVEPRDIVLTELNQFIERSFLPVAEQKGLSFTVEVGPGAPRHIRTDPQRLQQVLKNLLSNAFKFTDEGSVQLKVKLAEPGTHFDHEILRRSRYVLGFAVTDTGIGIARDKQRLIFEAFQQADGSTARKYGGTGLGLSISREIAKLLGGEIQVTSEPGRGSTFTLYLPPEYISPEEDGLPSMPSSFETPPRLPPPPTPELPRAETPPAPPVADSGHVLDAALPPPIESLLTPVAVEDDRDHIREGDRVLLLIEDDVKFARIMVQMAREKGFKALVATRGDTGLSMANEFQPHAITLDIQLPVVDGWSVLDRLKRNPRTRHIPVHVISVMDKNQGNSQGAFGYLTKPVSKEGLERVFNQLASFLERKERRLLLVEDDDVQRDSLVKLLSEGGDVEVTAVATGEEVLQNLETGEFDCVVIDLMLPDTDGIRLVEEVKTQNRFRDLPIVIYTGKELTPKDEARLRRYTGSVILKSGTKSPEQLLSDTALFLHRLDQNLPPRARAALAQRNEKDTELSAKKVLVVDDDMRNIFALTSVLENHGMQVVFAENGRAAIEMLEQHRDVDIVLMDVMMPEMDGYETMRAIRKDLKYSSLPIIAVTAKALKDDREKCMAAGASDYLPKPVDTDKLLELIRLWVTA; encoded by the coding sequence CACGCAAGCCTTCGGGGAACGGCACTTCCCGCCCGGAGGCGCCCACCCGCGAGGTGGCCCCCTCCGAGCGCCCCGCGGTCAACCGCTTGCGCGGTGACCGAGGACGAACCCGCACCACCTCGCCAGCGGACCTCGAAGTGGCGGCACCGAAGCCCGCCCGCCGCAACGGCCGGGGCCGTGGCGCTCGCGCGTCCACTCCGCGCGGCCAGGGGCGCGGCGGCCATCCGCTGCAGCCCCTGCTCGCCGCGCTTCGTTCGGTGCACGGGGGGGACTTCTCCGTGCGGCTCCCTGGCGGCGGCGCCGACCCGGTGATGGAGGAGATCGCCAGCGCCTTCAACGCCGTGGTGTCGCTCAACGCCACCCTGACGCAGGAAGTGGTCCGCGTGGAGCGCGTGGTCGGCCGCGAGGGCCGCATGGGCGAGCGCGTGTCGCTGGGCGACGTGCGCGGCGACTGGGCCCACAGCATCAACTCCATCAACTCGCTCATCGGCGACCTGGTGCAGCCCACCACGGAGGTGGCGCGCGTGCTGGTGGCCGTGGCGCAGGGCGACCTCACCCAGAAGATGGCGCTGGAGATTGATGGCCAGCCCGTCAAGGGCGAGTTCCTCCGCATCGGCACCACCGTCAACGCGATGCTGGACCAACTCAACTCGTTCGCCGCCGAGGTGACGCGCGTGGCGCGCGAGGTGGGCAGCGACGGCAAGCTGGGCGGTCAGGCCGAAGTGCGCGGCGTGTCCGGCGTGTGGAAGGACCTCACGGACAACGTGAACCTGATGGCCAACAACCTCACGGCCCAGGTGCGAAACATCGCCGAGGTGTCCACGGCGGTGGCCAACGGCGACCTGTCCAAGAAAATCACCGTGGACGCGCGCGGCGAGGTCTTCGAGCTCAAGAGCACCATCAACACCATGGTGGACCAGCTCAACGGCTTCGCCTCCGAAGTGACGCGCGTGGCGCGTGAAGTCGGCACCGAAGGGAAGCTGGGCGGTCAGGCCGCGGTGCCCGGCGTGTCCGGCACCTGGAAGGACCTCACGGACAACGTGAACTTCATGGCCTCCAACCTCACCACGCAGGTGCGAGGTATCGTGAAGGTGGTGACGGCCGTCGCCAACGGCGACCTCACCCAGAAGCTGATGGTGCCGTCGCAGGGGGAGATTGCCGCGCTGGGCGCCACGCTCAACGCGATGACGGACACCCTCAACGTGTTCGCGCAGCAGGTGACCAGCGTCGCGCGCACGGTGGGCGTGGAAGGCAAGCTGGGCGCCCAGGCCCAGGTGCCCGGCGCCGCCGGGACGTGGAAGGACCTCACGGACAACGTGAACCTGATGGCCAGCAACCTCACGGCCCAGGTGCGCAACATCGGCGAGGTGACGACGGCCGTCGCCAAGGGCGACCTGTCCAAGAAAATCACCGTCGACGTGCGCGGCGAGGTGCTGGAACTCAAGGACACCATCAACACCATGGTGGACCAGCTCCGCGCCTTCGCCTCCGAGGTGACGCGCGTGGCCCGCGAGGTGGGCACCGACGGCAAGCTGGGCGGCCAGGCCGACGTGAAGGGCGTGGGCGGCGTGTGGAAGGACCTCACGGACAACGTGAACTACATGGCTTCCAACCTCACCACGCAGGTGCGCAACATCGCGCTGGTGACGACGTCGGTGGCCAATGGCGACCTGTCCAAGAAGATTACCGTCGATGCGCGCGGCGAAATCCTGGAGCTGAAGAACACCATCAATACGATGGTGGACCAGCTCAACAGCTTCGCCTCGGAAGTGACGCGCGTGGCGCGCGAGGTCGGCACCCACGGCAAGCTGGGGGGCCAGGCCGAGGTGCGCGGTGTGTCCGGCACCTGGAAGGACCTCACGGACAACGTGAACGTCATGGCCGTGAACCTCACCACCCAGGTGCGCGGCATCGCCAAGGTGGTGACGGCGGTGGCCAACGGTGACCTCACCCAGCGCCTGAAGATGGAGGCCAAGGGCGAGGTGGCCGAGCTGGCCGACACCATCAACGCGATGACGCAGACGCTGTCCATCTTCGCGCAGCAGGTGACGGACGTGGCGCGCACGGTGGGCGTGGAAGGCAAGCTGGGCGCTCAGGCGGTGGTGCCGGGCGTGGCGGGCACGTGGAAGGACCTCACCAACAACGTGAACCTGCTCGCCAACAACCTCACCGACCAGGTCCGCAACATCGCCGAAGTCACCACGGCTGTCGCCAAGGGTGACCTGTCTCGCAAGATTACCGTCGACGCCAAGGGCGAGGTGCTGGAGCTCAAGAGCACCATCAACACCATGGTGGACCAGCTCAACAGCTTCGCCGCCGAGGTGACGCGCGTCGCGAAGGAAGTCGGCACCGAAGGGAAGCTGGGTGGTCAAGCCGAAGTGCGCGGCGTGTCCGGCGTGTGGAAGGACCTCACGGACAACGTGAACTTCATGGCCGTCAACCTCACCACGCAGGTGCGCGGCATCGTGCGCGTGGTGACGGCGGTGGCCAACGGCGACCTGAACCAGAAGCTGACGATGGATGCCAAGGGCGAGATTGCCGCGCTCGCGGACACCATCAACGCGATGACGCAGACGCTGTCCATCTTCGCGCAGCAGGTGACGGACGTGGCGCGCACGGTGGGCGTGGAAGGAAAGCTGGGCGCCCAGGCGGAGGTGCCGGGCGTGGCGGGCACGTGGAAGGACCTCACCAACAACGTGAACCTGCTCGCCAACAACCTCACGGCGCAGGTGCGCAACATCGCCGAAGTCACCACGGCGGTCGCCAATGGTGACCTGTCCAAGAAAATCACGGTCGACGCCAAGGGCGAGGTGCTGGAGCTCAAGAGCACCATCAACACCATGGTGGACCAGCTGCGCGCCTTCGCCGCGGAGGTGACGCGCGTCGCGAAGGAAGTCGGCACCGAGGGCAAGCTGGGCGGTCAGGCCGACGTGAAGGACCTGTCCGGCGTGTGGAAGGACCTCACGGACAACGTGAACGTCCTGGCCGGCAACCTCACGGACCAGGTGCGCAACATCGCCAAGGTGACCACGGCGGTGGCCAACGGCGACCTGTCGCAGAAAATCACCGTCTCCGTGAAGGGCGAGGTGCTGGAGCTGAAGAACACCATCAACACCATGGTGGACCAGCTCCGTGCCTTCGCCTCCGAGGTGACACGCGTCGCGAAGGAAGTCGGCACCGAGGGCAAGCTGGGTGGTCAGGCCGCGGTGCCCGGCGTCGCCGGCACCTGGAAGGACCTCACGGACAACGTGAACGTCCTGGCCGGCAACCTCACGGACCAGGTGCGCAACATCGCCAAGGTGACCACGGCGGTGGCCAACGGCGACCTGTCGCAGAAAATCTCCGTGGAGGCCCGGGGCGAAATCCTGGAGCTCAAGAGCACCATCAACACCATGGTGGACCAGCTGCGCGCCTTCGCCGCCGAGGTGACGCGCGTCGCGAAGGAAGTGGGGACGGACGGCAAGCTGGGCGGTCAGGCCGCGGTGCCCGGCGTCGCCGGCACGTGGAAGGACCTCACGGACAACGTGAACAGCATGGCCTCCAACCTCACCGCGCAGGTGCGCAACATCGCGCTGGTGACCACGGCGGTGGCCAATGGTGATTTGTCCAAGAAGATTACCGTCGACGCCAAGGGCGAAATCCTGGAGCTGAAGGACACCATCAACATCATGGTGGACCAGCTCAACAGCTTCTCCGCGGAGGTGACGCGCGTCGCTCGCGAGGTCGGCACCGAGGGCAAGCTGGGCGGTCAGGCCGAGGTGCGCGGCGTGTCCGGCGTGTGGAAGGACCTCACGGACAACGTGAACTTCATGGCCCGTAACCTCACCACGCAGGTGCGCGGCATCGTCAAGGTCGTGACGGCCGTCGCCAACGGTGACTTGAAGCAGAAGCTGGTCGTGGAGGCGAAGGGCGAGGTCGCCGCGCTGGCGGAGACCATCAACAACATGACGGACACGCTGGGCACCTTCGCCGAGCAGGTGTCCACGGTGGCCCGCGAGGTGGGCGTCGAAGGGAAGCTGGGCGGCCAGGCCCGCGTGCCCGGTGTGGCGGGGACGTGGAAGGACCTCACGGACAACGTGAACTTCATGGCCTCCAACCTCACCACGCAGGTGCGCGGCATCGTCAAGGTCGTGACGGCGGTGGCCAACGGCGACCTGACGCAGAAGCTGGCCGTGGAGGCGAAGGGCGAGGTCGCCGCGCTGGCGGAGACCATCAACAACATGACGGACACGCTGGGCACCTTCGCCGACCAGGTGACGACGGTGGCCCGCGAGGTGGGTATCGAAGGAAAGCTGGGCGGCCAGGCCCGCGTGCCGGGTGCGCGCGGCACGTGGCGGCAGCTGACCGACAACGTGAACCAGCTGGCCGGCACGTTGACGAGCCAGCTGCGCGCCATCTCCGACGTGGCCACCGCGGTGACGAAGGGTGACCTCACGCGCAGCATCACCGTCGTGGCCGAGGGCGAGGTCGCCGCGCTGAAGGACAACATCAACCAGATGATCGTCAACCTGCGTGAGACGACGCAGAAGAACCAGGAGCAGGACTGGCTCAAGACGAACCTGGCGAAGTTCAGCGGCATGATGCAGGGCCAGAAGAGCCTGGACGCCGTCAGCCGCCTCATCATGAGCGAGCTGACGCCGCTGGTCTCCGCGCACCACGGCGCCTTCTTCCTGGTGGACGGCGCCGAGGCCGGCACGCCGCTACTCAAGCTCACCAGCACCTACGCGTACCGGGAGCGCAAGCACATCGCCAACCGGTTCCGCTTCGGTGAGGGACTGGTCGGCCAGTGCGCCCTGGAGCGGAAGACCATCCTGCTCACCCATGTGCCGGAGGACTACATCACCATCTCCTCCGGGCTGGGCGAGGCCGCGCCGCTCAACATCATCGTCCTGCCCGTCCTCTTCGAGGGCGAGGTGAAGGCCGTCATCGAGCTGGCCTCCTTCCACGCGTTCAGCGCCATCCACCAAATCTTCCTGGATCAGCTCACGGAGACCATTGGCGTGGTGCTGAACATGATCATCGCCAACATGCGCACGGAGCAGCTGCTGCTCCAGTCGCAGGACCTGACGCAGGAGCTCCAGAGCCAGTCCAAGGAGCTGACGCAGCAGCAGGATGCCCTCAAGCGCAGCAACATCGAGCTGGAGGAGAAGGCGACGCTGCTGGAGGAGCAGAACCGCCGCGTCGAGGAGAAGAACAACGAGGTGGAGCGCGCCCGCGTCAGCTTGGAGGAGAAGGCCGAGCAGCTCACCGTCATCTCCAAGTACAAGAGCGAGTTCCTGGCCAACATGAGCCACGAACTGCGCACGCCGCTCAACTCGCTGCTCATCCTGGCCAAGCTGCTGTCGGACAACAAGGACGGCAACCTCAGCACCAAGCAGGTGGAGTACGCGAACACCATCTACGCCTCCGGCGGAGACCTGCTCAGCCTCATCAACGAAATCCTCGACCTGTCCAAGGTAGAGGCCGGGAAGATGCAGGTGGAGCCGCGGGACATCGTCCTCACCGAACTCAACCAGTTCATCGAGCGCAGCTTCCTCCCTGTCGCGGAGCAGAAGGGCCTGTCCTTCACCGTGGAGGTGGGGCCCGGCGCGCCGCGCCACATCCGCACCGACCCGCAGCGGCTCCAGCAGGTGCTGAAGAACCTGCTGTCCAACGCCTTCAAGTTCACCGACGAGGGCAGCGTCCAGCTGAAGGTGAAGCTGGCCGAGCCGGGCACGCACTTCGACCACGAGATTCTGCGGCGCTCGCGGTACGTGCTCGGCTTCGCGGTGACGGACACGGGCATCGGCATCGCGCGGGACAAGCAGCGCCTCATCTTCGAGGCGTTCCAGCAGGCGGACGGCTCCACCGCGCGCAAGTACGGCGGCACGGGCCTGGGCCTGTCCATCAGCCGCGAAATCGCCAAGCTGTTGGGCGGCGAAATCCAGGTGACCAGCGAGCCCGGCCGCGGCAGCACTTTCACCCTCTACCTGCCGCCCGAGTACATCAGTCCGGAGGAGGATGGCCTGCCGTCCATGCCGTCCTCGTTCGAGACCCCGCCCCGGCTTCCGCCGCCTCCGACGCCGGAGTTGCCGCGCGCGGAGACGCCTCCCGCGCCGCCGGTGGCGGACAGTGGCCACGTGCTGGACGCGGCGCTGCCGCCGCCCATCGAGTCGCTGCTGACGCCCGTCGCCGTGGAGGATGACCGCGACCACATCCGCGAAGGGGACCGCGTCCTGCTGCTCATCGAGGACGACGTGAAGTTCGCCCGCATCATGGTGCAGATGGCGCGGGAGAAGGGCTTCAAGGCCCTGGTCGCCACGCGCGGGGACACCGGCCTGTCCATGGCCAACGAGTTCCAGCCGCACGCCATCACCCTGGACATCCAGCTCCCCGTGGTGGACGGCTGGAGCGTGCTGGACCGGCTCAAGCGCAACCCGCGCACGCGCCACATCCCCGTGCACGTCATCAGCGTCATGGACAAGAACCAGGGCAACTCACAGGGCGCCTTCGGTTATCTCACCAAGCCCGTCAGCAAGGAGGGCCTGGAGCGGGTGTTCAACCAACTGGCCAGCTTCCTGGAGCGCAAGGAGCGCCGGCTGCTGCTGGTGGAGGACGACGACGTCCAGCGCGACAGCCTGGTGAAGCTGCTCAGCGAAGGCGGCGATGTCGAGGTGACGGCCGTGGCCACCGGCGAGGAGGTGCTCCAGAACCTGGAGACGGGCGAGTTCGACTGCGTCGTCATCGACCTGATGCTGCCCGACACCGACGGCATCCGGCTGGTGGAGGAGGTCAAGACGCAGAACCGCTTCCGTGACTTGCCCATCGTCATCTACACCGGCAAGGAGCTGACGCCCAAGGACGAAGCCCGGCTGCGCCGCTACACCGGCAGTGTCATCCTCAAGAGCGGGACGAAGAGTCCGGAGCAACTGCTCAGCGACACGGCGCTGTTTCTCCACCGGTTGGACCAGAACCTGCCGCCTCGCGCCCGCGCCGCCCTGGCTCAGCGCAACGAGAAGGACACGGAGCTGTCCGCCAAGAAGGTCCTGGTGGTGGATGACGACATGCGCAACATCTTCGCGCTCACCAGCGTGCTGGAGAACCACGGCATGCAGGTGGTGTTCGCGGAGAACGGGCGCGCGGCCATCGAGATGCTCGAACAGCACCGCGACGTCGACATCGTCCTCATGGACGTGATGATGCCGGAGATGGACGGCTATGAGACCATGCGGGCCATCCGCAAGGACCTCAAGTACTCCAGCCTCCCCATCATCGCGGTGACGGCCAAGGCGCTGAAGGACGACCGGGAGAAGTGCATGGCGGCCGGCGCAAGCGACTACCTGCCCAAGCCGGTGGACACCGACAAGCTTCTGGAGCTCATCCGTCTGTGGGTGACGGCTTGA